Genomic segment of uncultured Desulfobacter sp.:
GGGATTCAGGCTCAATCTCAACTTTGCCGCCCTCACGCAACAGAATGACATGTCCGGGGGGGGCTTCTCCTATCACCTGAGGAGAATGCGTGGTAGCGACAAACTGAATATTGGGAAACACACGGGGCAGATCCATAACGATTTTTCGCTGCCATTGGGGATGCAGGTGAAGGTCAATCTCATCAATCAACACTATACCCCTGCCGTTTTTGACGGGGTCATCATCTTTTTCATTCAACAGGATTAAGCGCCTGGCAATATCAAAGCTCATGGCAATGATGGATCTCTCGCCATCTGATAATTGTCGAACCCTTATTGGTTCTTGCTTTTGGGTCTCGATCAATTCTCCAGCCTCGTTCAGCTTAGAAGCTGTGATTGTTTTATCTATCCATAAATCCTTTGTGTTTTTTTCTTCTTTTTCCAGCCGCCACTTGGAAAACAGCGGGCAAAGTTCCTTTAAAGTCTCTTTGATCAAAGCAAGTTGTTTGGCGCTGCTGCTTTTCGGTACTTCCTGGGCAATGGCGTCTTTGCTTTCCCACCATTCGACCACATCATTGAGGTTAAATCCGCGTTTAAGGCTGAAAGCACCGTGATATCCCGGGTGAACCTTCTTGAGTTTTTTGGTTTTCTCATAAGTTGAGCGGGCACGTTCCACAGAAAAAATCAGCAACAGCGGATACTTTTCCAGCTTTAGTTTAACGGGTTGCCTTTCCGGCAGCTCCACCAGCCATGAACCTTCTTCAGTGCTTTCAGCTTCTGTTCTAAAAGAGGATACATCAACGCCTGAACGAAACGACTTCTCTTCGCGTGTCTTTTCTATTGAGGTTATTTTTTCACGCTGTCGAATCATTTGAAGCAAAAATTGATGCTCATTTTCAATATCAAATTGCAGCTGGGCATCCATGGTATTTTTACCCTGGGCAATATCTTCAATTTCAAAGCCTTTGGGTGAAGGTGAAACACCTGTGGTCAGTTCCGCCAAAACTTTGGATAATAAAATATTCAACGCTTCCAATACCGTGGATTTACCCGCGCCATTGACCCCGACGATGAGGTTCATTCCGGCTTGAAAAGGGATTCTGGTATCGACTAACCCCCGGCAATTGGCAAGTATTAATTTTTTAACCCGCATCAAGAACCTCCTGGTCTATTTTTCCGGTGACAGCAGCAGATATCAAGGCTGCACGTCTCTCTTGAAGAAGGGATATTGTTTTTTCAGTGGCTTTTTTTAAGTCAGATATTTGAGCAGTTTGTCGTTTGACTTTAATAACGATTTGTTGCTGCTCTTCTAATGGTGGAATAGGTATTGATATGTCTTTAAATTCATCCCAGTATAATCTCAAACGATCCCATACTATTCCATGAGAACGACTCCCGCATTCATCACTAAATCGGCCAGTTTTAAATAACATACCAAAAAAATTTGAATTAATGTGTTCACTTGGATATGCAACAACATAATCTGGGCTTACAAGACCGTCACATGGAACAGCCCCTACAGCCCCTTGCCACATACGCATTTTATTAAAAACGATATCATTTTTGAGTGCCACTTTATAGCTGTTATAATCTTCTGCCCGTTGTTCAATCTTGTCTTGAGATAACTTACGTAAACTCACACCACTATGAATAGAAACCACTAATAAGGGCAGCTCAGGTCGACACCGGTCATCCCTTTCCTCAAAATAATTAGTTACACGTTCTACTTTCCAATGCTCAGGAATCAACCCTAGCCAGGGAATGCCGGAATCCTTTAGGCCAACATCAGGGTCAAGCCCACGTGTGACTGCATGGGCAATCACGGCCTGTTTTTTCTCATCCAACAACGAGAGAAGATTTTTTTTGGCTGTTATTAGTCGGTCTATCTCTGCTGTTTTTTTATCAAGATAGTTTGCGATAATTGATTGTTTTTCAAAAGACACTGGCCAGCTACTATTCTGAGTGACTACAGCCTCAGTGTTTAAAAGTGGTTGAGCAGTTCGTATTGCGTATTGATTCAGATTAAGAGCAGTTAAAAGATACATACCATAACGTAAGGAAAACTTTTTGTTTGGATAAACAACGAATGCGTGCTCTGATGCCCAAAAGTCCTTTAGAACCAAGTGAATATTACCGCATTTGGCTCCAACTCTACCTATTACTATAGCAGGCGCTTTTGTGTTAATTTTGTCTGTATAACCACGGATGCCATTACCGCCATATATCGGAATATCACCGTCACATTCTTCAGTAGCAGAAATCATATCCCCACTTCTGATCGCTAAAAATCTTTTTAAAGGAGCACTTATCCAATTAGGAGGTAAGAGGTTCGGAACAATCATTCTGCAACCTCATCCAACAACCTTAAAATTTCCTCCTCAGCAGCCTTAATATCCGCATCAATCTCTGCAAGACTCCTTAATTCGCTAAACTTATAGAAATGCCGGTTAAAGTTAATTTCATATCCCACCTTGGTTTTGCTCTCATCCACCCAGGCATCGGGAACATGGGGCAATACTTCCCGGTTAAAATAGTCCTCAATGGTTTCTTTTAACGGCACATTTTCAAAATCCCGCAGTTTGGGGTCAGCCTCATAAATCACCTTGCCCTTGATTTTTTTCAGGATGACCGGTTCGGCTGTTTCATTGGTTTCGGTAAACACCGCACGAAATGATTTTTTCTGGGGTGCACGCCACGTGCTGTCCAGCTTTTTTAAAAGTGTTTGAATTTTTTTCCACAAGGCGCTCCAGTCGGCATCTGGTTCTCGGCCAAAAGTTTTGTCAATCTCCTGAATATCTTTGAGGAGTTCCGGGCAAAGCTCTAGAAACTGCTCTTTTCGCTCAAGACTCATCTGATACC
This window contains:
- a CDS encoding restriction endonuclease subunit S, encoding MIVPNLLPPNWISAPLKRFLAIRSGDMISATEECDGDIPIYGGNGIRGYTDKINTKAPAIVIGRVGAKCGNIHLVLKDFWASEHAFVVYPNKKFSLRYGMYLLTALNLNQYAIRTAQPLLNTEAVVTQNSSWPVSFEKQSIIANYLDKKTAEIDRLITAKKNLLSLLDEKKQAVIAHAVTRGLDPDVGLKDSGIPWLGLIPEHWKVERVTNYFEERDDRCRPELPLLVVSIHSGVSLRKLSQDKIEQRAEDYNSYKVALKNDIVFNKMRMWQGAVGAVPCDGLVSPDYVVAYPSEHINSNFFGMLFKTGRFSDECGSRSHGIVWDRLRLYWDEFKDISIPIPPLEEQQQIVIKVKRQTAQISDLKKATEKTISLLQERRAALISAAVTGKIDQEVLDAG
- a CDS encoding AAA family ATPase gives rise to the protein MRVKKLILANCRGLVDTRIPFQAGMNLIVGVNGAGKSTVLEALNILLSKVLAELTTGVSPSPKGFEIEDIAQGKNTMDAQLQFDIENEHQFLLQMIRQREKITSIEKTREEKSFRSGVDVSSFRTEAESTEEGSWLVELPERQPVKLKLEKYPLLLIFSVERARSTYEKTKKLKKVHPGYHGAFSLKRGFNLNDVVEWWESKDAIAQEVPKSSSAKQLALIKETLKELCPLFSKWRLEKEEKNTKDLWIDKTITASKLNEAGELIETQKQEPIRVRQLSDGERSIIAMSFDIARRLILLNEKDDDPVKNGRGIVLIDEIDLHLHPQWQRKIVMDLPRVFPNIQFVATTHSPQVIGEAPPGHVILLREGGKVEIEPESLGRDSGWVLRHIMGTVERNQELQDGLNRIDEFIDVDAFDKARELIVRLREKFGNDPELIEAQACVDRWEFEDDEEDS